One genomic window of Micromonospora sp. WMMD1128 includes the following:
- a CDS encoding ABC transporter ATP-binding protein, producing the protein MIEFDRVTVRYADDGPPPLRDVTIRIEEGELCLVAGRTGAGKSTLLRAINGLVPHFTGGTLHGTVTVDGRDTRHHPPRDLADVVGVVGQDPLSGFVTDTVEEELAYGMEQLALPPAAMRKRVEETLDLLGIAELRDRPLRTLSGGQQQRVAIGAVLTAHPRVLVLDEPTSALDPTAAEDVLATVTRLVHDLGVTVVLAEHRLERVVQYADRLLYLPGDGHVRDGAPATVLAGIDLAPPLIELGRLAGWTPLPLSVRDARRRAAALRHRLADAAPATPAPEPAPAPVLTARGIVVRYPGTVAVAGVDLDLHPGRVVALMGRNGSGKSSLLWAVQGSGPRHGGTVTVTVTVTGARGGVDPKALPAGQARRHVGLVPQNPTDLLYLETVDAECDQADRESDAPTGTCRAVLDQLVPELPGDRHPRDLSEGQRLALALAVQLTAAPPVILLDEPTRGLDYHAKKQFGALVRRMTDAGRGVVLATHDVELVATLADQVIVMAEGEIVAEGGTAEVMLASPAFAPQVAKVLAPQPWLTVDQVAAALRIAGAPT; encoded by the coding sequence GTGATCGAGTTCGACCGGGTCACCGTCCGCTACGCCGACGACGGTCCACCCCCGCTGCGGGACGTGACGATCCGCATCGAAGAGGGCGAGTTGTGCCTGGTCGCCGGCCGCACCGGCGCCGGCAAGTCCACCCTGCTGCGGGCGATCAACGGACTGGTGCCGCACTTCACCGGCGGCACCCTGCACGGCACCGTCACCGTGGACGGCCGGGACACCCGTCACCACCCGCCGCGTGACCTCGCCGACGTGGTCGGTGTGGTCGGCCAGGACCCGCTGTCCGGCTTCGTCACCGACACCGTCGAGGAGGAACTGGCGTACGGCATGGAACAGCTGGCCCTGCCGCCGGCCGCCATGCGCAAGCGGGTCGAGGAGACGCTCGACCTGCTCGGCATCGCCGAGCTGCGGGACCGGCCGCTGCGCACGCTGTCCGGCGGGCAGCAGCAGCGGGTGGCCATCGGCGCCGTACTCACCGCCCATCCGCGGGTGCTTGTCCTCGACGAACCCACCTCCGCGCTGGATCCCACCGCCGCCGAGGACGTCCTCGCCACCGTCACCCGCCTGGTGCACGACCTCGGCGTCACCGTGGTCCTGGCAGAGCACCGGCTGGAACGGGTCGTGCAGTACGCCGACCGGCTGCTCTACCTGCCCGGCGACGGGCACGTGCGGGACGGGGCACCGGCGACCGTGCTCGCCGGGATCGACCTCGCGCCACCCCTGATCGAGCTGGGACGGCTCGCCGGCTGGACCCCGCTGCCGTTGTCCGTACGCGACGCCCGCCGACGCGCCGCCGCCCTGCGCCACCGACTCGCCGACGCGGCCCCCGCCACGCCGGCACCGGAGCCGGCACCCGCTCCGGTGCTGACCGCCCGCGGGATCGTCGTCCGGTATCCGGGCACGGTCGCCGTGGCCGGGGTCGACCTCGACCTGCATCCCGGCCGGGTCGTCGCGCTGATGGGCCGTAACGGTTCCGGCAAGTCCAGCCTGCTGTGGGCGGTGCAGGGCAGCGGCCCCCGCCACGGTGGCACCGTCACCGTCACCGTCACCGTCACCGGTGCCCGCGGCGGCGTCGACCCGAAGGCCCTGCCGGCCGGCCAGGCCCGCCGGCACGTCGGCCTGGTCCCGCAGAACCCCACGGACCTGCTCTACCTGGAGACCGTGGACGCCGAATGCGACCAGGCCGACCGGGAGAGCGACGCGCCGACCGGCACCTGCCGCGCCGTCCTCGACCAACTGGTCCCCGAGCTGCCCGGCGACCGGCACCCCCGCGACCTGTCCGAGGGACAACGACTGGCCCTCGCACTCGCCGTCCAGCTCACCGCCGCCCCGCCGGTGATCCTGCTCGACGAACCGACCCGTGGCCTGGACTACCACGCCAAGAAGCAGTTCGGCGCGCTCGTCCGGCGGATGACGGACGCCGGCCGCGGCGTGGTCCTGGCCACCCACGACGTCGAACTCGTCGCGACCCTGGCCGACCAGGTGATCGTGATGGCCGAGGGAGAGATCGTCGCCGAGGGCGGCACGGCCGAGGTCATGCTTGCCTCACCGGCCTTCGCGCCGCAGGTCGCCAAGGTCCTCGCGCCGCAGCCGTGGCTGACCGTGGACCAGGTGGCCGCCGCGCTCCGGATAGCCGGAGCACCGACGTGA
- a CDS encoding energy-coupling factor transporter transmembrane component T — translation MPDRSATATVGTSPDPALGTGRRPVRWSAARLPRGLHPGAWWLWALGLATAASHTTNPLPLGLLVATAALVVVRRRGDAPWALAFRMYLWLAAVVVGMRVVFRIVFGGGQGDHVLLRLPEIPLPAWAAGIRLLGPVAAEQVLGGFYDGLRLATMLVCLGAANALANPKRLLKAVPGALYAVGTAVVVALSVAPQLVESVLRVRRARRLRGAPGRGMRALRGIAVPVLADALDRSLALAAAMDSRGYGRTAAVPAGQRTATGVLVLGGLIGVCAGTYGLLDTGRAGFLGLPMLLAGLVAAVTGMLLAGRRVRRSRYRPDRWRAAELVVAGCGVATAALTTLAGSVDPDLLYPPVSPLTWPELTPLTLLAVAVAAAPAWLAPPPPPAAPTRPPTGPADTAAPPTRPTMPATAGGRT, via the coding sequence ATGCCTGACCGGTCCGCCACCGCCACGGTCGGGACCAGCCCGGATCCGGCCCTCGGCACCGGCCGGCGGCCGGTCCGGTGGTCGGCGGCGCGGCTGCCCCGCGGGCTGCACCCGGGGGCGTGGTGGCTGTGGGCGCTCGGCCTGGCCACGGCGGCCAGCCACACCACGAACCCGCTGCCGCTGGGTCTGCTCGTCGCCACCGCCGCGCTGGTGGTGGTCCGGCGGCGCGGCGACGCCCCGTGGGCCCTGGCGTTCCGGATGTACCTGTGGCTGGCCGCGGTCGTGGTGGGCATGCGGGTGGTGTTCCGGATCGTGTTCGGCGGCGGTCAGGGCGACCATGTGCTGCTCCGCCTGCCGGAGATCCCCCTGCCGGCCTGGGCGGCAGGCATCCGGCTGCTCGGGCCGGTCGCCGCCGAACAGGTCCTCGGCGGTTTCTACGACGGGCTGCGGCTGGCCACCATGCTTGTCTGCCTGGGCGCCGCGAACGCGCTGGCCAACCCGAAGCGGCTGCTCAAGGCCGTACCCGGCGCGTTGTACGCGGTCGGCACGGCCGTGGTGGTGGCGCTGTCGGTCGCTCCGCAACTGGTGGAAAGCGTGCTCCGGGTGCGCCGGGCCCGGCGACTGCGCGGCGCACCCGGACGCGGGATGCGGGCGCTGCGCGGGATCGCCGTGCCGGTGCTTGCCGACGCCCTCGACCGGTCCCTGGCCCTCGCGGCGGCGATGGACTCCCGCGGCTACGGGCGCACCGCCGCGGTGCCGGCCGGGCAACGCACCGCGACCGGCGTGCTGGTGCTCGGCGGGCTGATCGGCGTCTGCGCCGGCACCTACGGTCTGCTCGACACCGGCAGAGCCGGTTTCCTCGGTCTGCCGATGCTGCTCGCCGGGCTGGTCGCCGCCGTGACCGGGATGCTGTTGGCCGGGCGGCGGGTCCGGCGCAGCCGCTACCGGCCGGACCGCTGGCGAGCCGCGGAACTGGTGGTGGCCGGTTGCGGCGTGGCCACCGCCGCCCTGACGACGCTCGCCGGCTCGGTCGACCCGGACCTGCTCTATCCGCCGGTCAGCCCGCTCACCTGGCCCGAGCTGACCCCGCTGACGCTGCTCGCCGTCGCGGTCGCGGCGGCGCCGGCCTGGCTGGCGCCGCCACCTCCGCCGGCCGCGCCCACCCGGCCGCCGACCGGCCCGGCGGACACCGCCGCCCCGCCGACCCGACCCACCATGCCGGCGACGGCGGGAGGCCGCACGTGA
- a CDS encoding cell wall anchor protein yields MSRPRRLGTGLAATVAAALAALTTPMTVLAAPAAADAAAARDAATWLGGEFTDGILPGPFGGPDWGLTIDGVVALSATGVDTPTRQAATAQVAAHVRAYNSYDEWGIEGFTDGGATAKLLYAASAAGADPTDFGGYDLRAETLSLVSPTGTGDQRGRITSRVTADSGPDASNTFDQSFAVLGLARSGDVPQDTVDFLVRQQCAAGGFRLYPDTADGPSPSCDEQPGATLDVDSTAMAVQALLTAADDGATGAAGAARRGADWLVAQQHADGSFGGSGPTTGANSNSTGLAGQALAAAGRDTEAARAADALTALQLTDANGGKAAADAGAVAYHTEGFTTAVAAGIADIDRDQWRRATAQALLGLAQVPLGRIGLDLPPSPDPTPSGTASPTASPTGSPTPTTSATANPTPTSTGTVDPTPGDTASPPAATPSATTPPAATAAPSTAPPAPGLVGLPTTGTAIAGYVLVAVLMVGGGVLLMVLGRRRTR; encoded by the coding sequence ATGTCCCGGCCCCGGCGACTCGGCACCGGCCTCGCCGCCACCGTCGCGGCGGCACTCGCCGCGCTCACCACGCCCATGACCGTGCTGGCCGCTCCCGCCGCGGCCGACGCCGCCGCCGCGCGGGACGCCGCGACCTGGCTCGGTGGCGAGTTCACCGACGGGATTCTGCCCGGACCGTTCGGCGGCCCGGACTGGGGCCTGACCATCGACGGGGTCGTCGCGTTGTCCGCCACCGGCGTCGACACGCCGACCCGCCAGGCCGCCACGGCGCAGGTCGCGGCGCACGTGCGCGCCTACAACAGCTACGACGAGTGGGGCATCGAGGGCTTCACCGACGGCGGGGCCACCGCGAAGCTGCTCTACGCCGCCTCCGCCGCCGGCGCCGACCCCACCGACTTCGGCGGGTACGACCTGCGGGCCGAGACCCTGTCGCTGGTCTCCCCGACGGGCACCGGTGACCAGCGGGGCCGGATCACCAGCCGGGTCACCGCCGACAGCGGCCCGGACGCCAGCAACACCTTCGACCAGTCCTTCGCCGTGCTGGGCCTGGCCCGCAGCGGTGACGTCCCGCAGGACACCGTCGACTTCCTCGTCCGGCAGCAGTGCGCGGCGGGGGGCTTCCGGCTCTACCCGGACACCGCGGACGGGCCGTCACCGTCCTGCGACGAACAACCCGGCGCCACCCTCGACGTCGACTCCACCGCGATGGCCGTGCAGGCGCTGCTGACCGCCGCCGACGACGGCGCCACCGGGGCGGCCGGCGCGGCGCGCAGGGGCGCCGACTGGCTGGTGGCCCAGCAGCACGCCGACGGTTCCTTCGGCGGGTCGGGGCCGACGACCGGCGCGAACTCCAACAGCACCGGACTGGCCGGGCAGGCTCTGGCCGCCGCCGGACGCGACACCGAGGCCGCCCGCGCCGCCGACGCGCTGACCGCGTTGCAGCTCACCGACGCGAACGGCGGAAAGGCAGCCGCCGACGCGGGTGCCGTCGCCTACCACACCGAGGGTTTCACGACAGCCGTCGCGGCCGGGATCGCGGACATCGACCGGGACCAGTGGCGCCGGGCCACCGCCCAGGCCCTGCTCGGGCTCGCGCAGGTGCCGCTGGGCCGGATCGGCCTCGACCTGCCGCCGTCGCCCGACCCCACCCCGTCCGGTACGGCCTCGCCCACCGCCTCCCCCACCGGATCACCGACGCCGACCACGAGCGCCACCGCCAACCCGACCCCGACCTCGACCGGCACCGTCGACCCGACCCCCGGCGACACCGCGAGCCCGCCGGCGGCGACCCCGTCGGCCACCACGCCACCCGCGGCGACCGCCGCTCCGAGCACGGCACCGCCCGCCCCGGGGCTGGTTGGGCTGCCGACCACCGGCACGGCGATCGCCGGCTACGTGCTGGTCGCGGTGCTGATGGTCGGTGGTGGGGTGCTGCTCATGGTGCTCGGCCGGCGGCGGACGAGATGA
- a CDS encoding DUF2470 domain-containing protein, with the protein MRPSPAEIVRTLVAGWLPALVHLARHAGPHQVRHATDPDGRVLLLVPIVSDLAAALSPPDGGADVATVLDVLDLPPAAGAPSLGRAWISGWAKRLDGDEARRAAVDFAATQPTGDLLDVGRRFRLYRFEVAEVRWEHAGGVRRIDPAAYAEAEPDPLHAVEAELLADLADHHAEQVAGHLRQRLKLSGGESPRVVRIDRYGLLVAYGRPGATRRIRLGFERPVAGVTELSRLLHPMVCARAVA; encoded by the coding sequence ATGCGCCCCAGCCCGGCGGAAATCGTGCGTACCCTCGTCGCGGGCTGGCTGCCCGCCCTTGTCCACCTGGCCCGACACGCCGGGCCGCACCAGGTCCGGCACGCCACCGACCCGGACGGCCGGGTGCTGCTGCTGGTGCCGATCGTCAGTGATCTCGCCGCGGCGCTGTCGCCGCCGGACGGGGGTGCCGACGTCGCCACCGTCCTCGACGTGCTCGACCTGCCGCCCGCCGCCGGCGCTCCCTCCCTCGGCCGGGCCTGGATCTCCGGCTGGGCGAAGCGGCTGGACGGGGACGAGGCGCGCCGGGCCGCCGTGGACTTCGCCGCCACCCAGCCGACCGGGGACCTGCTCGACGTGGGCCGCCGGTTCCGCCTGTACCGGTTCGAGGTGGCCGAGGTCCGATGGGAACACGCCGGCGGTGTCCGCCGGATCGACCCGGCGGCGTACGCGGAAGCCGAGCCCGACCCGCTGCACGCGGTCGAGGCGGAGTTGCTGGCCGACCTCGCCGACCACCACGCCGAGCAGGTCGCCGGCCACCTGCGCCAGCGGCTGAAGCTGTCCGGCGGCGAATCGCCCCGGGTGGTCCGCATCGACAGGTACGGGCTGCTCGTCGCGTACGGCCGGCCCGGCGCGACCCGGCGGATCCGGCTCGGCTTCGAGCGGCCCGTCGCCGGCGTCACCGAACTGTCCCGGCTGCTGCACCCGATGGTCTGCGCCCGGGCCGTCGCCTGA
- a CDS encoding VTT domain-containing protein, producing MSTPQATLAVGPSLIDPEWLISTFGLIGILAIVFAESGLLIGLFLPGDSLLFTAGLLVADGRYLHQPLWLVCLLAAVAAVIGDQAGYLFGKRVGPSLFRRPNSRLFKQENVRRADAFFARYGARSIVLARFVPIVRTFTPVIAGVSRMHYRAFVTYSVLGGVLWGTGVTVLGYFLGQISFVASHIELILIAIVLISVLPIGIQLLRSRHRSATASVDATAAPDASGAD from the coding sequence ATGTCCACGCCTCAGGCGACACTCGCCGTGGGCCCCAGCCTGATCGACCCGGAATGGCTGATCTCCACCTTCGGGCTGATCGGGATCCTCGCGATCGTCTTCGCCGAGTCCGGGTTGCTCATCGGATTGTTCCTCCCCGGCGACTCGCTGCTGTTCACCGCCGGACTCCTCGTCGCCGACGGCCGCTACCTGCACCAACCGCTCTGGCTCGTCTGCCTGCTCGCCGCCGTCGCCGCCGTCATCGGCGACCAGGCCGGCTACCTGTTCGGCAAGCGCGTCGGCCCGAGCCTGTTCCGTCGCCCCAACTCCCGCCTGTTCAAGCAGGAGAACGTGCGCCGGGCCGACGCCTTCTTCGCCCGCTACGGCGCCCGCTCGATCGTGCTGGCCCGCTTCGTGCCGATCGTGCGGACCTTCACCCCCGTCATCGCCGGGGTGAGCCGGATGCACTACCGCGCCTTCGTCACCTACAGCGTCCTCGGCGGGGTCCTGTGGGGAACCGGCGTGACCGTGCTCGGCTACTTCCTCGGGCAGATCAGCTTCGTCGCATCGCACATCGAGCTCATCCTCATCGCCATCGTGCTCATCTCCGTCCTGCCCATCGGCATCCAACTCCTGCGGTCCCGCCATCGGTCGGCAACCGCCTCCGTCGACGCGACGGCCGCTCCGGACGCATCCGGCGCCGACTGA
- a CDS encoding phosphatase PAP2 family protein → MNYHLFQIVNDTAGRSDLVDDFFEWTAVWLIYVLAATAAIPVLAHLRYGRAALVRVVASLGLAFAVGQAVAAFSTEVRPFQAHAVHQLIPHAAGPSLPSDHATAAFAVAFAVGAFLSRRWGLALSVLAAVIGFARVWTGVHYPGDILAGALIAAGAVATIGVVGRAYDRRTGRRLGTTA, encoded by the coding sequence ATGAACTATCACCTGTTCCAGATCGTCAACGACACAGCCGGCCGCAGCGACCTCGTCGACGACTTCTTCGAATGGACGGCGGTGTGGCTGATCTACGTCCTCGCCGCCACCGCGGCCATACCTGTCCTGGCCCACCTGCGGTACGGCCGCGCCGCCCTGGTGCGCGTCGTCGCGTCCCTCGGGCTGGCCTTCGCCGTCGGGCAGGCCGTTGCCGCGTTCAGCACCGAGGTACGGCCCTTCCAGGCCCATGCCGTGCACCAGCTGATCCCACACGCCGCCGGACCCTCGCTGCCGAGCGACCACGCGACGGCGGCGTTCGCGGTGGCGTTCGCCGTCGGGGCGTTCCTGTCCCGCCGATGGGGACTGGCGCTGAGCGTGCTCGCCGCCGTCATCGGCTTCGCCCGGGTCTGGACCGGCGTGCACTACCCCGGGGACATCCTCGCCGGCGCACTCATCGCCGCCGGAGCGGTCGCCACCATCGGCGTCGTCGGCCGCGCCTACGACCGCCGTACCGGCCGCCGCCTCGGCACCACCGCCTGA
- a CDS encoding HAMP domain-containing sensor histidine kinase yields MAIGWRRWQPGVRLRSALAAAAVVAAAFAVGAMVFVHLARADLAGNVDAAARQRATEVVAAVAAGDQDALARTLRPSPEEQTLVQVLDPSGRVEAASAALGDAAPLSPLRPRPGQLLREQRLLPFAGEDPYRIAAAGVADGSGVRTVLVAQSLRPVDESTEAVAAIMAAGLAPMLLVVGAAVFWFVGRSLRPVEAIRRRVAGITARDLHARVPVPGARDEIAALAETMNRMLERLETAAASQRRFVADASHELRSPLATLRAGLDRLAVATSPDGQRDLVELLRRETSRLGDLVADLLLLARIDERGGTGRRDDVDLDDLAYTERDRLAAHRPDLTVRAHLTPVRVAGDAHDLGRALRNLADNAARHARTRVTLNVSVRDAWACVEVTDDGPGVPDADRERIFDRFVRLDDSRTRPDGGSGLGLAITREVVSAHGGHVQVLPGPGMTVRISLPHAVDSEDH; encoded by the coding sequence ATGGCCATCGGGTGGAGGCGATGGCAGCCGGGGGTACGGCTGCGTTCGGCCCTTGCTGCCGCCGCCGTCGTAGCGGCGGCCTTCGCCGTCGGCGCCATGGTGTTCGTCCACCTCGCTCGCGCGGATCTCGCCGGCAACGTGGACGCCGCCGCGCGGCAACGTGCGACCGAGGTGGTCGCGGCGGTGGCCGCCGGTGATCAGGACGCACTCGCCCGGACGCTGCGGCCGAGCCCGGAAGAACAGACGTTGGTGCAGGTCCTCGACCCGTCCGGACGAGTCGAGGCGGCCTCGGCCGCGCTCGGCGACGCCGCGCCGCTGTCCCCGCTGCGGCCCCGACCCGGTCAACTGCTGCGCGAGCAGCGGCTGCTGCCGTTCGCCGGGGAAGACCCGTACCGGATCGCCGCCGCAGGGGTGGCCGACGGCTCCGGTGTCCGCACGGTGCTGGTCGCGCAGTCACTGCGGCCGGTCGACGAGAGCACCGAGGCGGTCGCGGCGATCATGGCCGCCGGGCTGGCGCCCATGCTGCTGGTGGTGGGTGCGGCGGTGTTCTGGTTCGTCGGACGTTCCCTGCGCCCGGTCGAGGCGATCCGCCGGCGGGTCGCCGGGATCACCGCCCGTGACCTGCACGCCCGCGTGCCCGTGCCGGGCGCCCGGGACGAGATCGCGGCGCTCGCCGAGACGATGAACCGGATGCTCGAACGCCTGGAGACCGCCGCGGCGAGCCAGCGCCGGTTCGTCGCCGACGCCAGCCACGAACTGCGCAGCCCTCTGGCCACCCTGCGTGCCGGCCTCGACCGGCTGGCCGTGGCGACCTCGCCCGACGGCCAGCGCGACCTGGTCGAGCTGCTGCGCCGGGAGACCAGCCGGCTGGGTGACCTCGTCGCCGACCTGCTCCTGCTCGCGCGCATCGACGAGCGCGGCGGTACCGGGCGCCGCGACGACGTCGACCTCGACGACTTGGCCTACACCGAGCGGGACCGGCTCGCGGCGCACCGCCCGGACCTGACCGTCCGGGCCCACCTCACCCCCGTGCGGGTGGCCGGGGACGCCCACGACCTCGGCCGCGCTCTGCGGAACCTGGCCGACAACGCCGCGCGTCACGCCCGTACCCGGGTGACCCTGAACGTGTCGGTGCGGGACGCGTGGGCGTGCGTCGAGGTCACCGACGACGGACCCGGTGTCCCCGATGCCGACCGGGAGCGGATCTTCGACCGGTTCGTCCGTCTCGACGACAGCCGCACCCGCCCGGACGGCGGCAGCGGGCTGGGCCTCGCCATCACCCGTGAGGTCGTCTCGGCGCACGGCGGACACGTACAGGTGCTGCCCGGACCGGGCATGACCGTCCGGATCAGTCTGCCCCACGCCGTCGACTCCGAAGATCACTGA
- a CDS encoding response regulator transcription factor, which yields MRVLVVEDETGLAQVLRAGLTDEGFAVDVQHTGVDGLWAATENPYDVIVLDIMLPGLNGYEVCRRLRSRDVWTPVLMLTAKEGEYDQADAFDLGADDYLVKPFSFVVLVARLRALVRRGAPARPVVLTAGDLTVDPARRQVTRAGHSVRVTAREFALLEFLMRHRGDVMSKRQILDNVWDAHFDGDPNIVEVYVGYLRRKIDQPFGRQAIQTERGMGYRLAADGG from the coding sequence GTGCGGGTGCTGGTCGTCGAGGACGAGACCGGCCTGGCGCAGGTGCTGCGCGCCGGCCTGACGGACGAGGGCTTCGCCGTGGATGTGCAGCACACGGGGGTCGACGGGCTGTGGGCGGCCACCGAGAACCCCTACGACGTGATCGTGCTGGACATCATGCTGCCCGGCCTGAACGGCTACGAGGTGTGCCGGCGGCTGCGGTCGCGGGACGTGTGGACGCCCGTGTTGATGTTGACCGCGAAGGAGGGGGAGTACGACCAGGCGGATGCCTTCGACCTCGGCGCCGACGACTACCTGGTCAAGCCGTTCTCGTTCGTGGTGCTGGTGGCCCGGCTACGGGCTCTCGTACGCCGGGGCGCGCCCGCCCGGCCGGTCGTGCTGACCGCCGGGGATCTGACCGTGGATCCGGCCCGACGGCAGGTCACCCGGGCCGGCCACTCGGTTCGGGTCACCGCGCGGGAGTTCGCGCTGCTGGAGTTCCTGATGCGTCACCGCGGCGACGTGATGTCCAAACGGCAGATCCTCGACAACGTCTGGGACGCGCACTTCGACGGCGATCCCAACATCGTCGAGGTGTACGTCGGCTACCTCCGCCGCAAGATCGATCAACCGTTCGGGCGGCAGGCCATCCAGACCGAGCGGGGCATGGGCTATCGCCTGGCAGCCGACGGCGGCTGA
- a CDS encoding histidine kinase, which yields MLVCVMLGGSLVATVRVIRSGDPETTLFVATALALVCSYGTAGMILIGSTANPLTGMLFFAVAMVWLARGIGPLQGVSGTGTAAVAHVLIWTLLVAILVTQPHSRTLTRADRVLLVAALGGLPLLIVDSRAAPSSPIDPCLACLPAPGWATEPYQPVAARLVVAVVAIWLAVHLIRRWQGAQRIVAVPGVLICLQVCAAAVVPVLTTPAHVAWLVGNAAGVVLQILIPPLILLALARGWQADAALWERRYEQEARNGRHRARSEIERDLHDGAQFRLINATLLLQMARRTIRDTAEADAHLDTAVTELTMALTELRLLSRGLRPPALDRRELHEALAALTVNTPVTVRIEGRPRLVPREVAEAAYFVVAEALSNAVRHGGASTVVIRMRMEENCLHLEVCDDGSGSTRALDDEDSLSHLSRRVEALGGRLELESRPGVGTTLRTVIPCVSSSQTTRC from the coding sequence ATGCTGGTCTGTGTGATGCTGGGCGGCAGCCTGGTCGCCACCGTTCGGGTGATCCGGTCCGGTGACCCGGAGACCACGCTATTCGTCGCGACCGCGCTGGCGCTTGTCTGTTCCTACGGCACCGCCGGGATGATCCTGATCGGGTCGACCGCCAACCCGTTGACCGGCATGCTGTTCTTCGCCGTCGCGATGGTCTGGTTGGCCCGTGGCATCGGGCCGCTGCAAGGCGTCTCGGGCACCGGCACGGCCGCCGTCGCGCACGTGCTGATCTGGACTCTCCTGGTGGCCATCCTGGTCACCCAGCCGCACAGCCGTACGCTCACCCGGGCGGACCGCGTCCTGCTGGTGGCCGCGCTCGGCGGGTTGCCGCTGCTGATCGTCGACAGTCGTGCCGCGCCGTCCAGCCCGATCGACCCGTGCCTGGCCTGCCTTCCCGCGCCGGGCTGGGCCACCGAGCCGTACCAGCCGGTGGCCGCGCGGCTGGTGGTCGCGGTGGTGGCGATCTGGCTCGCCGTCCACCTGATCCGGCGCTGGCAGGGCGCCCAACGGATCGTCGCGGTTCCGGGCGTCCTCATCTGTCTGCAGGTGTGCGCGGCGGCGGTGGTGCCCGTCCTGACCACCCCGGCGCACGTGGCCTGGCTGGTGGGCAATGCCGCGGGTGTGGTGCTGCAGATCCTGATACCGCCGCTGATTCTGCTCGCCCTTGCGCGTGGATGGCAGGCCGACGCCGCGCTCTGGGAACGCCGGTACGAGCAGGAGGCGCGGAACGGCCGGCACCGGGCACGCAGCGAGATCGAACGGGATCTGCACGACGGCGCGCAGTTCCGGCTGATCAACGCGACGCTGCTGTTGCAGATGGCGCGCAGGACCATCCGGGACACCGCCGAGGCCGACGCCCACCTGGACACGGCGGTGACCGAGCTGACCATGGCACTGACCGAGTTGCGGCTGCTGAGCAGAGGGCTGCGTCCGCCCGCCCTGGATCGGCGTGAGCTGCACGAGGCGCTTGCCGCGTTGACCGTCAACACGCCGGTGACGGTGCGGATCGAGGGTCGGCCTCGTCTGGTTCCCCGTGAGGTGGCGGAAGCCGCCTACTTCGTCGTGGCGGAGGCGTTGAGCAACGCGGTCCGGCACGGTGGCGCCTCGACGGTGGTGATCCGGATGCGCATGGAGGAGAACTGCCTGCACCTGGAGGTGTGCGACGACGGCTCCGGCTCGACCCGGGCCCTTGACGACGAGGACAGCCTGAGCCACCTCAGCCGCCGCGTGGAAGCGCTTGGTGGTCGGCTGGAACTGGAGAGCCGACCCGGGGTCGGCACGACGCTGCGGACGGTGATCCCGTGCGTATCGTCATCGCAGACGACGCGGTGCTGA
- a CDS encoding response regulator transcription factor, translating to MRIVIADDAVLIREGLSALLRQAGMTVLAAVKDAHELLDAVAAHRPDAAIVDIRMPPTYTTEGLAVAERIRRDYPGIAVLVLSMHIETEYALAIVNSGEGGVGYLLKERILDVEQVVTALRELTNGGAVIDPALVEELMARHRTGGRIDRLTVREQEVLALMAQGLTNRAIADRLRLSSKTIESYVTSILERLQIDAAEGVHRRVRAVLMYLRSNSSAGWGA from the coding sequence GTGCGTATCGTCATCGCAGACGACGCGGTGCTGATCCGGGAGGGCTTGTCAGCCCTCCTGCGGCAGGCCGGGATGACCGTGCTCGCGGCGGTGAAGGACGCGCACGAACTGCTGGACGCGGTGGCCGCGCACCGTCCGGACGCGGCGATCGTCGACATCCGGATGCCCCCGACCTACACCACCGAGGGCCTGGCCGTCGCCGAGCGGATCCGGCGGGACTACCCCGGCATCGCGGTGCTGGTCCTCTCCATGCACATCGAGACGGAGTACGCGCTGGCGATCGTCAACTCCGGCGAGGGCGGCGTCGGATACCTGCTCAAGGAGCGCATCCTCGACGTCGAGCAGGTGGTCACCGCGTTGCGTGAGCTGACGAACGGCGGAGCGGTCATCGATCCGGCCCTGGTCGAGGAGTTGATGGCCCGGCACCGCACGGGCGGCCGGATCGACCGCCTGACCGTCCGGGAGCAGGAGGTGCTGGCACTGATGGCGCAGGGCCTCACCAACCGGGCGATCGCCGACCGCCTGCGTCTGAGCAGCAAGACCATCGAGTCGTATGTGACAAGCATCCTGGAGCGGCTGCAGATCGACGCGGCGGAGGGTGTGCACCGGCGGGTGCGGGCGGTGCTGATGTACCTCCGGTCCAACAGTTCCGCCGGCTGGGGGGCGTAG